The nucleotide window GACCTGGCTGCTCAGAGGCGCGATCATCACCAGCAATGAAGCAGAGATTATTGCGCGACTTACATTCGGGATGAGAGTTCGATTGTGGCAGCAGTTCCTTACCGAAGGAGCGTATTGTCGAGTTCATGCGACCGGCGAAGCCACGTAATTTATTCACCACGCAGTGATTTTCACCATAAACCATAGAGGCATCCAAGAAATGAGTATTCTGATTGATTTGTTCACGTGGACCCAACGCCAACTGACCGGGCAGCGATCTCATCGAAGGGAAGCAGAAACGTTCACCACTGGTCACATTCACTTCGGGGAAGAAGTAGTCGCCGGGTGGCACAGGGAAGGGATTACATTCCGGATGTACAGTTTGTGGCGAATTGCAACGACGACAGCTAGGAATGGACTCATGGAAACCTTTATGGATTGGTGTCATCGTCAGATCGTGGTCAAGGAACTGTGCAAACTGCATAACCATCAGCGAGTAGCGGGTATGCAAGTTGGATATATCCGGGTGAATAACAGTCGAAATGGTACGTGGATTCGGCAATGGACTGCCGTTGACGGAAAGTAGACGCACCTTTGAGACACCGTCATCATATTGTGATGGCAGGAGACGTGAGAATGTGGTCAACGACTTGCCCCAGTTGGGATTACGCAAGTTATTACAGTAACCGGTGACGGTACGGAACGGCGACGAGGTATCACAAGCAATTGGTGGATCATCGCATTCGGTATTGACCTGTTGTGTGGAACCGCCAAGTATGGCATTTATATCAATAGTTTGTAGAGTCTCTGAAAGTTCATTGCGATTGAAGTTGCTGTCGAAGGTTTGACGCTTTCGCCGATTAATGGAGTTCAAGCTGTTTAGAATCTCGTTGGAAGTTAACTCAAACATGAGCGATGAGTTAGCCAAGGTGAGCGCATTGCGATTGGCCTTGCTGAAAGATGCAGCCACACCGTCCGAAGATTTGGCGCTGATGCCACCCTCTGAAAAGAGCAAACAAGTATTTTAGTTGCAAGAGACACTTCTAAGACAATTTGAAGTTACTCACGTGACAACCAAGATTCATATTCAAAACGCTTGCGTTCCTCTAATTCTACCTTTGCACGTTCCACGGCAGCCTCCAGCAATTCAATATTGATTTCGCTTACGGCCTCCTGAACTTCGGGTTCCATTTCGACGTGTTCATGTAGTTCTTCCTCTTCTTGCTTTGATTGCCATGGACGCAAGTCTAATGAGGAGATTTGTTCGCAATCGAGCACGGAGTTTCTGTAGAAGGCGGTAAGTGGATTTTATGATTATAAACTCGGAAGATTTCAGTAAATTTCGTGATTCTTACAAAAAGTTATCCTCGCGGAAGAATGCCTTCGACTGCACTTTCTCGACCTGATTGGAATCGCAAAGTAGACCGGCTAGTGTAGTGCGACGTATACCTTGCAGCTGTTCCAAAGTGAACGAGGATGGAGGAATATCGTTTTCATACCAGAAGCGGTCAGACTTCTTAAGCAACTCAAATTGACGTGTAAGCAGACAAGTGATGGTGGGGCCGAAGAGCGCGCCAACAGCGGGATCTTCGAGCAGAGCGCCGACCAATAAATCAACATCATCGGCATTTCTAAAGTAGTGAGGGAAGAGAGAGTTATAAATGCGTCGCAATAAGAAAGGGCAAAGTTTTTAATTGCTGTTACTCACTGATAAATATCCCGTAAACTAGTAATGTGTTCCTCGGGTATATTGGAGATCTTGGCCAAAGATTCAAAGGTGATATTAGCAGAGTCTGCGCCTGAGTACTGTTCCTGACATAAGTCCAAAGCGTGACGGTAAGAGGGTATACCATGATCGCGACCACGATGTATGGCCAAAGCCAATTCAGTCCAACCGTCGGCGTTCTTGATGACAGGAATGAGTGACTTCTGAAGCGCAGCGACCGAGAGTAGCTGGGTTGCCGACATGGAGTGCGAGATCTGTGCACACATAAAGgatatttaaagaaagaaaatggTGAGAAGCGGCAAAATACTAACCATCTCTGGTGGATACATGGTGAGGAATGAGGGGAATGCGCCATTGGCGACCTCATTAAAGACGCCAGCACGATTGGTACTCGAGTAGTTCGATGAGTGCTTTTCGGCAGTGAGTCTGTACGGAAAGTGGGTGATATAAGTAATTTTGAACGAGATAATTATATGGAGATGATTACTCACTTCAAACCCTCCTTGGCGGTTGTCTCCTGGCCCAAAACAATGGGCAAGAATTCGCTGTAAGTGATGTGCTGAATCTGTGCGGTAACAATACGACGCGCCTCAAAGAATACATCCTCCTCGGACCAGTCGGGGTTCAAATGCGCCAACTGCTCACCGATATTATTGTGCTCTTGCAAGAGCGCACGATGTAGCGCACCCGAAGCGCTGTTCAACTGACAGTATTTGCACGACTCCACTTTGACACCGCCGCTGATGTACGTACGCAGATCCTGCATATCTTTCAAAGTGGCGCCATACAAACCAGAGCCATCGATGTAACCCGAGGCGACATTCATTTGCTCGCGTTGACCTGGAAAACCGAAagacacacaaaatttaataacaaatttttacgCACAAGCATAAGCAGCTTACGCTTATTGCACGTGTCTGGATCATAGCCGGGCGCTGAGCGTTTGTATTCCTTGCAATCGGCGCCACGCCGCACATAGCACTGTTGCAGCTCTTCGACATTCTTCACATTCACATTCTCATTGCAGCACTTCGGACTGGTCGTCAACTGGCTGACTTCGTACATGTCGTTGGCGAGCAGCTGACCCCAAGCGGGCAGCATAGCGGTAATATGTGGATGCCGCAGCTCGGCGTCGACATGATTTTGCAGCTGCTCGATAACAGTATCAGCATCGGGTAGCGCATGTGTGCCATGCGAGGTGCGTGGTTGGCTAATGCCGTCAGCGTAGTCGGGTGCCATGAGACGCAGCAAAATGTCGCCGCGTGCGCCCCATTTGCGATGAGAGACATTGTTGCATTCGCCGGTGGGTTGGCGATATTTGCTCGGTGGGCAGACTTCGGTGTCTGTTAGATTGCAGGGCTGCAATGAGCGTGCGCGTTCCAGGCGCAGTGCGGCCTCAGCGTTTGCCTGCAAATCGTCGGGGACGCGCAGTGCTGTTGTCACCATAAAGAGGCAACTGAAAAGAGGAAGGAGAATAGGAGAAATtagtattattaataattttgtctTAAAAGTTATAAGAGGTTTAGGCAAATTACTCTAGAGTCACTTAACCAGACATGTTTTAGTGGTTAAATGAAAAAGGGTCTTCCTGTCTTCAATTATTTTTCGTTGAATTGAGTCCTTGGTCTTCAATAAAGATTCGTGGGAGTCAAAAAAGTTCTAGAGGGTAATTATGAAGTATTTGCTTTCTATCATTTGCTACTACATAAGTCAACTATTTCGCAGCACACGTGTAAGTATTTATGAATACAGTTAATCATAACTTTTCCaaagttaattatatttttcaattagaaGTAATCTTCTTTACAATAATACGC belongs to Bactrocera dorsalis isolate Fly_Bdor chromosome 1, ASM2337382v1, whole genome shotgun sequence and includes:
- the LOC105230806 gene encoding uncharacterized protein LOC105230806 translates to MARQRLRIGLLLSCLFMVTTALRVPDDLQANAEAALRLERARSLQPCNLTDTEVCPPSKYRQPTGECNNVSHRKWGARGDILLRLMAPDYADGISQPRTSHGTHALPDADTVIEQLQNHVDAELRHPHITAMLPAWGQLLANDMYEVSQLTTSPKCCNENVNVKNVEELQQCYVRRGADCKEYKRSAPGYDPDTCNKRQREQMNVASGYIDGSGLYGATLKDMQDLRTYISGGVKVESCKYCQLNSASGALHRALLQEHNNIGEQLAHLNPDWSEEDVFFEARRIVTAQIQHITYSEFLPIVLGQETTAKEGLKLTAEKHSSNYSSTNRAGVFNEVANGAFPSFLTMYPPEMISHSMSATQLLSVAALQKSLIPVIKNADGWTELALAIHRGRDHGIPSYRHALDLCQEQYSGADSANITFESLAKISNIPEEHITSLRDIYQNADDVDLLVGALLEDPAVGALFGPTITCLLTRQFELLKKSDRFWYENDIPPSSFTLEQLQGIRRTTLAGLLCDSNQVEKVQSKAFFREDNFLNSVLDCEQISSLDLRPWQSKQEEEELHEHVEMEPEVQEAVSEINIELLEAAVERAKVELEERKRFEYESWLSQGGISAKSSDGVAASFSKANRNALTLANSSLMFELTSNEILNSLNSINRRKRQTFDSNFNRNELSETLQTIDINAILGGSTQQVNTECDDPPIACDTSSPFRTVTGYCNNLRNPNWGKSLTTFSRLLPSQYDDGVSKVRLLSVNGSPLPNPRTISTVIHPDISNLHTRYSLMVMQFAQFLDHDLTMTPIHKGFHESIPSCRRCNSPQTVHPECNPFPVPPGDYFFPEVNVTSGERFCFPSMRSLPGQLALGPREQINQNTHFLDASMVYGENHCVVNKLRGFAGRMNSTIRSFGKELLPQSNSHPECKSRNNLCFIAGDDRASEQPGLTAIHTIFLREHNRIVEGLRGVNPHWNSDQLFHHARRILTAEWQHMVFNEFLPRVLSWNAVNLYGLKLLPQGYYKDYNPSCSPIIFNEFAAAAFRIGHSLLRPHIPRLSVNHQPVDPPLLLRDGFFRMDAILQPGIVDEISRGLVATPMETLDQFITGEVTNHLFEDRKIPFSGIDLIALNIQRARDHGIPGYNNYRALCNLKRATTWSDLSREMPNEVINRFKKIYASVDDIDLFPGAMTERPLQGGLVGPTLACIIGIQFRQLRKCDRFWYENANPEVRFTEPQLAEIRKVTLSKMICENLEIPGDMQRAAFDLPSNFLNPRVPCSSMPQIDLSQWRENVQGCQIGNRHVRVGESAFPSPCTSCVCSSEGPQCASLRITDCGQLIRQWPKEAILRDEVCNSQCGIYLNGNGNFAQARQASVQAPVRVQRSRPQNIFKFPDLTPFIASL